Genomic window (Leptospira andrefontaineae):
GATTCCTAGTCTACAAAGTTGGACCCAAAGATACTTTTTTTAAGATCATGGCCAGGACCGGAATGGACTTGGACACTCTTTCTTCCGTAAACGAGTTAGCTTCTCCCCAAGACATCTACCCTGGTATGGAACTTTTGATCCCGAACATGAGAGGTGTTTACGACTCGGAAGAACATTCTCCTGACGAATCCGGACGCAAAAAAGTCGCGGCCCGTTTTCGGATCTCCCCCAAATTCTTATACTATGATGACCTCAGAAAATCTTGGTTCGTTCCAGGAAGAGGATTACCTAAAGAAGAGAAAAACTTTTTTTATGGATTAGTATTCTCCGATCCGTTAGCAGAAGAAGGAAGACTGAGTTCCAAGTTCGGAAGAAGAAAAGACCCTTTTACTAAAAAGGATACTTTTCACGGCGGGATCGATCTAGCTGCGGAAGAAGGAACACCAGTCTATGCGTCTGCTGATGGAGAAGTTTCATTTTCAGGAGCAAGAGGCGGCTATGGAAGCCTAATCGTTTTGAAACATGGATTAGGTTACGAAACCAAGTACGGACATTTAAGTAAATTATTGGTAGCACCCGGTACAAAGGTCAAAAAAGGACAATTGATCGGAGAAGTCGGAATGAGCGGAAGAGCCACCGGATTTCATTTACATTTTGAAGTATTGAGAAATAGTTTGAGACAGAGGCCCATATTTAAGGGTCATGTCTAATGTTCTATCGATCTCTTTCTAATCCTGCTATTCGGATACTCATTCCTTCTGTTCTTTTATTCCTAATTTTCGGGATCTTTATTCTATTCGGCTGGACCAAAGTAGATCCTACTGATTACGACCCAGATGATATCATTCGCCAAGAAGAAAGAGATATATTATTTATCTCTAATGTAGTT
Coding sequences:
- a CDS encoding peptidoglycan DD-metalloendopeptidase family protein, giving the protein MPSFKRHLITLLIALILISLNEVHAVYDRLPLKSLEYSDTKIIRVREEIKYNLQISVSNLDQKDLVHLRFLVYKVGPKDTFFKIMARTGMDLDTLSSVNELASPQDIYPGMELLIPNMRGVYDSEEHSPDESGRKKVAARFRISPKFLYYDDLRKSWFVPGRGLPKEEKNFFYGLVFSDPLAEEGRLSSKFGRRKDPFTKKDTFHGGIDLAAEEGTPVYASADGEVSFSGARGGYGSLIVLKHGLGYETKYGHLSKLLVAPGTKVKKGQLIGEVGMSGRATGFHLHFEVLRNSLRQRPIFKGHV